A part of Corynebacterium afermentans subsp. lipophilum genomic DNA contains:
- a CDS encoding glycosyltransferase family 4 protein — protein MQSAIRTLLVTNDFPPTVGGIQSYLRDFAAELAKRVGPENLVVFASTQDADAAHQWDASVPYTVVRWPRRVMLPTPATAREMQRLIRVHGIGTVWFGAAAPLALMGAAAKRAGATNVIATTHGHEVGWGMLPVARRVLSTIGRSADTVTYISDYTRRRLTAFGARPRFVALPSGVDTEFFRPASVSQRAATRQSLGVGDAPLVVCSSRLVARKGQDVLIRAWPEVRRQAKSARLIIVGSGPYGRKLRAMAGEGVAFTGAVPGERLRDIVAAADVFAMPARTRLGGLDVEGLGIVYLEAQACGVPVVAGESGGAPETVTAETGVVVDGGDAGAVARAISQLLLDDQRRTRMGRAGRTHVAEHFSWEVLGARLAALCGAETRRD, from the coding sequence GTGCAGTCCGCTATTAGGACGCTGCTGGTCACCAACGACTTCCCGCCCACCGTGGGCGGGATTCAGTCGTATCTGCGGGACTTCGCCGCAGAACTTGCAAAACGTGTAGGCCCGGAAAACCTCGTGGTGTTCGCCTCCACGCAGGACGCCGACGCTGCACACCAGTGGGATGCCTCCGTGCCCTACACGGTCGTGCGCTGGCCGCGCCGCGTCATGCTTCCCACCCCGGCCACGGCGCGGGAGATGCAGCGCCTGATCCGCGTGCATGGCATTGGCACGGTGTGGTTCGGCGCCGCAGCACCGCTGGCGCTGATGGGCGCTGCCGCGAAACGCGCGGGAGCCACCAACGTCATCGCCACTACCCACGGACACGAAGTTGGCTGGGGCATGCTGCCCGTCGCCCGCCGGGTCTTGAGCACCATCGGCCGCAGCGCCGACACGGTCACCTACATCTCCGACTACACCCGCCGGCGGCTGACGGCATTCGGCGCAAGGCCCCGGTTTGTGGCGTTGCCTTCCGGCGTCGACACCGAGTTCTTCCGCCCCGCCAGCGTGTCCCAGCGCGCAGCCACTCGCCAGAGTCTCGGCGTCGGCGACGCCCCGTTGGTGGTCTGCTCCTCGCGGCTGGTGGCCAGGAAAGGGCAAGATGTGCTGATTCGGGCGTGGCCGGAGGTTCGTCGACAAGCAAAAAGCGCCCGGTTGATCATCGTCGGCTCCGGGCCGTACGGGCGGAAGTTGCGGGCGATGGCGGGCGAAGGCGTCGCATTCACGGGTGCGGTGCCGGGGGAGCGGTTGCGCGACATCGTCGCGGCCGCGGACGTGTTCGCCATGCCCGCGCGCACCCGCTTGGGCGGTCTCGACGTCGAGGGCTTGGGCATCGTCTACCTGGAGGCGCAGGCGTGCGGCGTGCCCGTCGTCGCGGGCGAGTCCGGCGGCGCGCCCGAGACAGTCACCGCGGAAACCGGGGTGGTGGTGGACGGCGGCGACGCCGGTGCCGTCGCCAGGGCGATTTCGCAGCTGCTTCTCGACGACCAAAGGCGCACACGTATGGGCCGAGCCGGACGCACGCATGTGGCCGAGCACTTCTCCTGGGAGGTGCTCGGGGCGCGGTTGGCTGCGCTATGCGGCGCTGAAACGCGGCGGGACTAG
- a CDS encoding C40 family peptidase, which yields MGKHSLHSNRPRAAFAAAVAGGVIATTVSPVAHADDVDALIEEMESVSHDATAKAEEIKELEDEIAQSEAKLRSANARASEAKSQLESLRGVSNAQRKNVGDIAQSRYRIPKSDAILTTLDSGNPQEAIDRSAYLAALGRNSQRALTELEDANRAAGERASVASIAVAEAQHARNELDGKRKKLEGEREELDLRVADIERRVDSLNEADRQRWVNKDNPVDSASLPGVDSGIVAAAMAQLGKPYGWGSAGPDAFDCSGLMVWAYAQNGIGIPRTSQAQLAGGTPVSMDALQPGDIIGYYPGVTHVGMYIGDGMVVHSSDYGIPIQVVPLNSMPVQGAVRY from the coding sequence GTGGGTAAACACTCGCTGCACTCCAACCGCCCCCGCGCGGCATTCGCGGCCGCCGTCGCTGGTGGCGTCATCGCCACAACGGTGTCTCCCGTTGCGCACGCGGACGACGTTGACGCGTTGATCGAGGAAATGGAGTCCGTCTCCCACGACGCCACGGCGAAGGCGGAGGAGATCAAGGAGCTGGAAGACGAGATCGCCCAGTCCGAGGCGAAGCTGCGGTCGGCGAACGCCCGCGCGTCTGAGGCCAAGTCGCAGCTGGAATCGCTCCGCGGCGTCTCCAATGCGCAGCGCAAGAATGTCGGCGACATCGCGCAGTCCCGCTACCGCATCCCGAAGTCCGACGCGATTTTGACCACCCTGGATTCCGGCAATCCGCAGGAGGCGATCGACCGCTCGGCGTACCTGGCTGCTCTGGGGCGTAACTCGCAGCGTGCGCTGACGGAGCTGGAGGACGCCAACCGCGCTGCCGGCGAGCGCGCAAGTGTGGCCAGCATTGCGGTGGCGGAGGCGCAGCACGCCCGCAACGAGCTGGACGGCAAGCGCAAGAAGCTCGAGGGGGAGCGTGAGGAGCTCGATCTGCGCGTCGCCGACATCGAACGCCGCGTGGACAGCCTGAACGAGGCGGATCGCCAGCGTTGGGTGAACAAGGACAACCCGGTGGACTCCGCGTCCCTTCCGGGCGTGGACTCCGGCATCGTCGCCGCTGCCATGGCGCAGTTGGGTAAGCCGTACGGCTGGGGCTCTGCCGGTCCGGACGCGTTCGACTGCTCGGGTCTGATGGTGTGGGCCTACGCCCAGAACGGCATTGGCATTCCGCGCACCTCTCAGGCGCAGCTCGCAGGCGGTACCCCGGTGTCCATGGACGCCCTGCAGCCCGGCGACATCATCGGCTACTACCCGGGTGTGACGCACGTCGGCATGTACATCGGCGACGGCATGGTGGTCCATTCTTCGGACTACGGCATCCCGATCCAGGTGGTGCCGCTGAACTCCATGCCGGTCCAAGGTGCAGTCCGCTATTAG
- a CDS encoding C40 family peptidase — MAKHRRQNNTAARAAAATAAVAAGAALVAPAAASAAEVRVPNTPVSVQVPGIENVPGIASIPGIDAWIPSLAGAPASGNVQNAIASVKAMPGVANVPGFSQFLANVEQQVRPAAPAPVKQTYSAPVAAPAPAPQPSIGERIVSIAQSKIGSPYVYGASGPNAFDCSGFTSWVYAQAGKSIPRTSQAQASAGQQVALSDIQPGDIVAYYGGASHVAIYAGNGQIIDALNSGIPVGYRDLHMMPIHSVVRF; from the coding sequence GTGGCAAAGCACCGTCGCCAGAACAACACCGCAGCACGCGCAGCAGCGGCTACCGCAGCCGTCGCAGCAGGCGCTGCACTGGTCGCGCCGGCCGCAGCCTCCGCAGCAGAGGTCCGTGTTCCCAACACTCCGGTTTCCGTCCAGGTTCCGGGCATTGAAAATGTCCCGGGTATCGCTTCCATTCCGGGCATCGACGCCTGGATCCCGTCGCTCGCAGGCGCACCTGCAAGCGGCAACGTCCAGAACGCAATCGCTTCCGTGAAGGCAATGCCGGGAGTCGCTAACGTTCCGGGATTCAGCCAGTTCCTTGCAAACGTTGAGCAGCAGGTCCGCCCGGCAGCTCCGGCTCCGGTCAAGCAGACCTACTCCGCACCGGTTGCCGCTCCGGCACCGGCTCCGCAGCCGTCGATTGGCGAGCGCATCGTTTCCATCGCGCAGTCCAAGATCGGCTCCCCGTACGTCTACGGCGCTTCCGGCCCGAACGCCTTCGACTGCTCCGGCTTCACCTCCTGGGTTTACGCTCAGGCTGGCAAGTCCATCCCGCGTACCTCCCAGGCTCAGGCTTCCGCCGGCCAGCAGGTCGCTTTGAGCGATATTCAGCCGGGTGACATCGTTGCCTACTACGGTGGCGCGTCCCACGTCGCTATCTACGCCGGCAACGGCCAGATCATCGACGCGCTGAACTCCGGTATCCCTGTCGGCTACCGTGATCTGCACATGATGCCGATCCACTCCGTGGTCCGTTTCTAA
- the qcrB gene encoding cytochrome bc1 complex cytochrome b subunit: MSTKLEQAADNVDSRYTISGVLRPQLNKVFPTHWSFMLGEMALYSFIILLLTGIYLALFFDPSITKVIYDGAYLPLNGVEMSRAYATALDISFDVRGGLFVRQMHHWAALMFMMAMFAHMMRVFFTGAFRRPREANWLIGVTLVLLGMIEGFMGYSLPDDLLSGVGLRIMSAIILGLPIIGTWIHWAIFGGDFPSDLMLDRFYILHVLILPGIILALVAAHLALVWFQKHTQFPGPGRTENNVVGVRIMPVFATEAIGYMMVVFAVLAAMAGLTSINAIWNLGPYNPSQVSAGSQPDIYMLWTDGAARVMPAWELYLGNYTIPGAFWVALLCGLMVVLLITYPFIEQKVTGDTAHHNLLQRPRDVPVRTGVGVMGLTFFLLLTISGGNDHVAHFFQISLNAMTWVGRIGLIVLPPLAFFITYRLCIGLQRSDREVLEHGIETGVIKRLPNGAFVEIHQPLGPVDEHGHPVPLEYAGARVPKQMNQLGFADSDTIGKFSPAELGVTERVRDAEEQNHHEAVETLRALEATKDRSDRDATNESAE; this comes from the coding sequence ATGAGCACTAAACTTGAGCAAGCCGCGGACAACGTTGATTCGCGCTACACAATCTCGGGCGTCCTGCGCCCGCAGCTGAACAAGGTCTTCCCGACCCACTGGTCCTTCATGCTCGGCGAGATGGCGCTGTACAGCTTCATCATCCTGCTGCTGACCGGTATCTACCTGGCACTGTTCTTTGACCCGTCCATCACCAAGGTCATCTACGACGGTGCGTACCTGCCGCTCAATGGCGTCGAGATGTCCCGCGCGTACGCAACCGCGCTGGATATTTCCTTCGACGTGCGCGGCGGTCTGTTTGTCCGCCAGATGCACCACTGGGCCGCACTGATGTTCATGATGGCGATGTTCGCCCACATGATGCGCGTGTTCTTCACCGGCGCCTTCCGTCGCCCGCGTGAGGCCAACTGGCTCATCGGTGTCACCCTCGTGCTGCTGGGCATGATCGAGGGCTTCATGGGCTACTCCCTGCCGGACGACCTGCTCTCCGGCGTCGGCCTGCGAATCATGTCCGCAATCATCCTTGGCCTGCCGATCATCGGCACCTGGATTCACTGGGCGATCTTCGGCGGCGACTTCCCGTCGGACCTGATGCTGGACCGCTTCTACATCCTCCACGTGCTGATCCTGCCGGGCATCATTCTCGCCCTGGTTGCGGCTCACCTCGCACTTGTCTGGTTCCAGAAGCACACCCAGTTCCCGGGTCCGGGCCGCACCGAGAACAACGTTGTCGGCGTGCGCATCATGCCGGTGTTCGCCACCGAGGCAATCGGTTACATGATGGTCGTGTTCGCGGTCCTGGCCGCTATGGCTGGTCTGACCTCCATCAACGCAATCTGGAACTTGGGCCCCTATAACCCGTCCCAGGTCTCCGCTGGTTCCCAGCCGGATATCTACATGCTGTGGACTGACGGCGCTGCCCGTGTCATGCCGGCGTGGGAGCTCTACTTAGGCAACTACACCATCCCGGGCGCGTTCTGGGTGGCCCTGCTCTGCGGCCTGATGGTTGTCCTGCTGATCACCTACCCGTTCATCGAGCAGAAGGTCACCGGCGACACCGCCCACCACAACCTGCTGCAGCGTCCGCGTGACGTTCCTGTACGCACCGGTGTCGGTGTCATGGGCCTGACCTTCTTCCTGCTGCTGACCATCTCCGGTGGTAACGACCACGTGGCGCACTTCTTCCAGATCTCGCTCAACGCGATGACCTGGGTCGGCCGCATCGGCCTGATCGTTCTGCCGCCGCTGGCCTTCTTCATCACCTACCGCCTGTGCATCGGTCTGCAGCGCTCGGACCGTGAGGTTCTGGAGCACGGCATCGAGACCGGCGTGATCAAGCGCCTGCCTAACGGTGCGTTCGTGGAGATCCACCAGCCGCTGGGTCCGGTGGACGAGCACGGCCACCCGGTGCCGCTGGAGTACGCCGGTGCCCGCGTGCCGAAGCAGATGAACCAGCTCGGTTTTGCAGACTCCGACACCATCGGCAAGTTCTCCCCGGCAGAGCTCGGCGTCACCGAGCGTGTGCGCGACGCAGAGGAGCAGAACCACCACGAGGCCGTCGAGACGCTGCGCGCCCTCGAGGCCACGAAGGACCGTTCCGACCGCGACGCCACCAACGAGAGCGCGGAGTAG
- the qcrA gene encoding cytochrome bc1 complex Rieske iron-sulfur subunit, with the protein MSDVKKNYTKEELDRMSNAELAALGTELDDVTVAYRKERFPVEGDPREKSAATGIGIWLTISIISALAFLGVYLFWPWEPKFHGDEGLFIYTLYTPLLGLTAALAFCGLGVAIIQYVKKFVPEEIAVQRRHDGRSSELDRRTTTALLNDAWETSTLGRRSALKGLLGTAGVLAGLMVIAPLAGMIKNPWKVRHELDYHGDGTLWTHGWTIQDKGVKVYLGRDTGAIAELHEGVTGSHYTTAGVSRLVRMRPEDLAAGAMETVFPLYSEDVNDGKDFDPERDVYEHHMHSIHGPRNAVMLIRLRSQDAKKAIEREGQEDFHYGDYYAYSKICTHIGCPTSLYEAQTNRILCPCHQSQFDALQYGKPVFGPAARALPQLPVTVDEDGYLIANGNFIEPVGPAFWERQS; encoded by the coding sequence ATGAGTGATGTGAAGAAGAATTACACGAAGGAAGAGCTGGACCGCATGAGCAATGCGGAGCTGGCCGCCCTGGGCACCGAGCTCGACGACGTCACGGTGGCGTACCGCAAGGAGCGCTTCCCGGTCGAGGGCGACCCGCGCGAGAAGTCCGCTGCCACCGGCATTGGTATCTGGCTGACCATCTCGATCATCTCCGCGCTGGCCTTCCTCGGCGTTTACCTGTTCTGGCCGTGGGAGCCGAAGTTCCACGGCGATGAGGGCCTGTTTATTTACACCCTCTACACGCCGCTGCTCGGCCTGACCGCCGCTCTGGCGTTCTGCGGTCTCGGCGTCGCAATCATCCAGTACGTGAAGAAGTTCGTGCCGGAAGAGATCGCGGTGCAGCGCCGCCACGACGGCCGCTCCAGCGAGCTGGACCGTCGCACCACCACGGCGCTGCTGAACGACGCGTGGGAGACCTCGACCCTGGGCCGCCGCTCGGCCCTGAAGGGCCTGCTGGGCACCGCGGGTGTTCTGGCCGGTCTGATGGTCATTGCCCCGCTCGCCGGCATGATCAAGAACCCGTGGAAGGTCCGCCACGAGCTGGATTACCACGGCGACGGCACCCTGTGGACCCACGGCTGGACCATCCAGGACAAGGGCGTGAAGGTCTACCTCGGCCGCGACACCGGCGCTATCGCCGAGCTGCACGAGGGCGTGACCGGTTCCCACTACACCACCGCTGGTGTGTCCCGCCTCGTGCGTATGCGCCCGGAGGACCTCGCGGCCGGTGCAATGGAGACGGTGTTCCCGCTCTACTCGGAGGACGTCAACGACGGCAAGGATTTCGACCCGGAGCGCGACGTCTACGAGCACCACATGCACTCCATCCACGGCCCGCGCAACGCTGTCATGCTCATCCGTCTGCGTTCTCAGGACGCGAAGAAGGCGATCGAGCGTGAGGGCCAGGAGGACTTCCACTACGGCGACTACTACGCCTACTCCAAGATCTGCACGCACATCGGTTGCCCGACCTCTCTCTACGAGGCTCAGACCAACCGCATCCTGTGCCCGTGCCACCAGTCGCAGTTCGATGCTTTGCAGTACGGCAAGCCGGTCTTCGGCCCGGCCGCCCGTGCACTGCCGCAGCTGCCTGTGACTGTTGACGAAGACGGTTACCTCATCGCCAACGGGAACTTCATCGAGCCCGTCGGCCCGGCATTCTGGGAGCGTCAGTCCTAA
- the qcrC gene encoding cytochrome bc1 complex diheme cytochrome c subunit: protein MENTPKKKRQGRKTQRTLAGAAALTLGLTGAGLLASALTPNAQVATAARDDQALIQEGKDLYDVACITCHGANLQGVEDRGPSLIGTGEGAVYFQVNSGRMPMMSNDAQAERKRPRYTEEQALALAAYVAANGGGPELVYNEDGSLAMDELRGKDYDGKIQEADVARGGELFRLNCASCHSFTGRGGALSSGKYAPELDPANEQEIYQAMLTGPQNMPKFSDRQLSADEKKDIIAFIKSTKETPSPGGYALGGLGPVSEGMAMWIIGVTLVAAAAMWIGSRS, encoded by the coding sequence ATGGAAAACACACCCAAGAAGAAGCGCCAGGGACGCAAGACGCAGCGCACGCTCGCTGGCGCAGCGGCCCTGACGCTGGGGTTGACTGGTGCGGGTCTGCTCGCATCTGCTCTCACCCCGAACGCACAGGTGGCGACGGCGGCCCGTGATGATCAGGCGCTGATCCAGGAGGGCAAGGACCTCTACGACGTCGCCTGCATCACCTGCCACGGCGCGAACCTGCAGGGCGTTGAGGACCGCGGTCCGTCGCTCATCGGTACCGGCGAAGGCGCCGTGTACTTCCAGGTCAACTCCGGCCGTATGCCGATGATGTCCAACGACGCTCAGGCTGAGCGCAAGCGTCCGCGCTACACCGAAGAGCAGGCTCTCGCCCTCGCCGCCTACGTTGCGGCGAACGGCGGCGGTCCGGAGCTGGTGTACAACGAGGACGGCTCGCTGGCTATGGACGAGCTGCGCGGCAAGGACTACGACGGCAAGATCCAGGAAGCAGACGTCGCCCGCGGCGGCGAGCTGTTCCGCCTGAACTGCGCGTCCTGCCACAGCTTCACCGGTCGCGGCGGCGCGCTGTCGTCCGGTAAGTACGCACCTGAGCTGGATCCGGCCAACGAGCAGGAGATCTACCAGGCAATGCTCACCGGACCGCAGAACATGCCGAAGTTCTCTGACCGTCAGCTCTCCGCTGACGAGAAGAAGGACATCATCGCCTTCATCAAGTCCACCAAGGAAACCCCGTCCCCGGGCGGCTACGCCCTCGGTGGCCTCGGCCCGGTTTCTGAAGGTATGGCGATGTGGATCATCGGCGTGACCCTGGTCGCTGCCGCTGCTATGTGGATTGGATCTCGCTCATGA
- the ctaE gene encoding aa3-type cytochrome oxidase subunit III, translating into MTTAMTNQDMATPQNRVPALNRPNMVSVGTIAFLAQELMFFAGLFAMYFTSRANGLANGDWSTQTDHINVLFGGIITVVLIASSFTSQFGVFAAERGDVFGLRKWFTVTIVLGVIFLGLVAYEWSELVAAGVTPQSSVFGSVVYIITGFHMAHVTAGILAFIVVLLRVAKSKFTPAQATAAMAVSYYWHFVDAIWIGVFITIYLVQ; encoded by the coding sequence GTGACGACCGCAATGACAAACCAAGATATGGCGACGCCGCAGAATCGCGTCCCAGCGCTGAACCGTCCGAACATGGTCAGCGTGGGCACGATTGCGTTCCTCGCCCAAGAGCTCATGTTCTTTGCCGGTTTGTTCGCGATGTACTTCACGTCGCGTGCAAACGGCCTCGCTAATGGTGACTGGAGCACCCAGACCGATCACATCAACGTTTTGTTCGGCGGCATCATCACCGTCGTGCTGATCGCGTCCTCCTTCACCTCCCAGTTCGGCGTTTTCGCCGCCGAGAGGGGTGACGTGTTCGGCCTGCGCAAGTGGTTCACTGTGACCATTGTGCTGGGCGTCATCTTCCTCGGCCTGGTGGCCTACGAGTGGTCCGAGTTGGTGGCAGCCGGCGTAACGCCGCAGTCTTCCGTATTCGGTTCGGTGGTGTACATCATCACCGGCTTCCACATGGCCCACGTGACTGCCGGCATCCTCGCGTTCATCGTGGTGCTGCTGCGCGTGGCCAAGTCGAAGTTCACCCCGGCTCAGGCAACCGCCGCAATGGCAGTTTCCTACTACTGGCACTTCGTCGATGCCATCTGGATCGGCGTGTTCATCACCATCTACCTCGTTCAGTAG
- the ctaF gene encoding aa3-type cytochrome oxidase subunit IV has protein sequence MGTGSKVFYAIGTFLALMAVFYILATAWIGEDAYLFGVEWVGAVGLVLAAVMSFMLAGYLDITERRMDIVPEDWEEAEIEDGAGVLGFFSPSSIWPFTMAMAICVLGLGIAFWQLWLLALGAVFLIWATTMLSLQYGIPREKH, from the coding sequence ATGGGAACTGGATCAAAGGTTTTCTACGCCATCGGCACCTTCCTTGCTTTGATGGCCGTGTTCTACATCCTCGCCACCGCCTGGATCGGTGAGGACGCGTACCTCTTCGGCGTGGAGTGGGTCGGCGCTGTCGGCCTCGTGCTGGCTGCTGTCATGTCCTTCATGCTCGCCGGCTACCTCGACATCACCGAGCGCCGCATGGACATCGTTCCGGAGGACTGGGAAGAGGCGGAGATCGAGGACGGCGCTGGTGTGCTCGGCTTCTTCTCCCCGAGCTCCATCTGGCCGTTCACGATGGCTATGGCCATCTGCGTGCTCGGCCTGGGTATTGCCTTCTGGCAACTGTGGCTGCTCGCCCTTGGCGCAGTGTTCCTGATTTGGGCCACCACCATGCTGAGCCTGCAGTACGGCATTCCGCGTGAGAAGCACTAA